A single Corvus hawaiiensis isolate bCorHaw1 chromosome 26, bCorHaw1.pri.cur, whole genome shotgun sequence DNA region contains:
- the LOC125316945 gene encoding alanine aminotransferase 1-like isoform X1: MAEAVTAAVAKRQGETALPKDPDPDPAPAMAALGTSGGTGVPPAPVTPRWDGGGGIEEELAPPVPDVTQCHPEDAEGRQAPAFLRQVAAICAYPALLEHEDIPESAKEHARRILRELMGGSPGAYNLEYVTGAVAERAARFLAHRDRGIACDPANIVPCAGTAAAVVDVLSLVVCPGSALPTGVLVPVPGPPLCAAAAGLAGAVPVPYPLDESRGWAVDVAALRREVREARSRCHPRVLWVVNPGDPTGHVLSRPDMESIVRLAAEEPLLLLADEVHQERAFSPERPFLSFKRVLAELGAPLATSVQLVSFYSLSKGIGGGGFRAGFLELVNIERSVLRGFYTWGLSVYPPILGQVMLDVAMEPPGHRDPASAAMEEHRRDLCRDLAANARRLQEELGRAPGIRCQPLAGGPRAFPRIRIPPRARSQARAVPAAAGAGAGAGAAAPPPLPRPIPAGILLTWNSPPFPPSHEIPRMPPKIPQNATHGRHPHCWSLSFIWGHPLRGHGDSMGRGDLPRNSPKKGTESLEALGDHRDLVGIMGW; encoded by the exons ATGGCCGAGGCGGTGACGGCGGCGGTGGCGAAGCGCCAGGGGGAG ACTGCACTTCCCAaagatcccgatcccgatcccgctcCGGCCATGGCGGCCCTTGGCACTTCAGGGGGCACCGGGGTCCCCCCGGCTCCGGTGACACCGCGGTGGGATGGGGGTGGTGGCATCGAGGAGGAGCTGGCACCG CCCGTCCCCGAtgtcacccagtgccaccccgaGGACGCCGAGGGCCGCCAGGCGCCCGCGTTCCTGCGGCAG GTGGCCGCCATCTGCGCCTATCCCGCGCTCCTGGAGCACGAGGACATTCCCGAAAGTGCCAAGGAACACGCGAGACGGATCCTGAGGGAGCTGATGGGAGGGAGCCCAG GCGCCTACAACCTGGAGTACGTGACGGGCGCGGTGGCCGAGCGCGCGGCGCGGTTCCTGGCGCACCGCGACCGTGGCATCGCCTGCGACCCCGCAAACATCGTCCCCTGCGCCGGCACCGCGGCCGCCGTGGTG GACGTGCTGTCTCTGGTGGTGTGTCCGGGCTCGGCGCTGCCCACGGGGGTCCTGGTGCCGGTGCCGGGCCCCCCGCTGtgcgcggcggccgcggggctggcgggggccGTGCCCGTTCCGTACCCTCTGGATGAATCCCGGGGCTGGGCCGTGGACGTGGCCGCGCTGCGCCGGGAAGTGCGGGAAGCGCGGAGCCGCTGCCACCCCAGGGTGCTGTGGGTGGTCAACCCCGGGGACCCCACGG GCCACGTGCTGAGCCGGCCGGACATGGAGAGCATCGTCCGCCTGGCGGCCGAGgagcccctgctgctgctggcggaCGAG GTGCATCAGGAACGAGCCTTCTCCCCGGAGCGCCCCTTCCTGTCCTTCAAGCGCGTCCTGGCCGAGCTGGGGGCCCCGCTGGCCACCAGCGTCCAGCTCGTCTCCTTCTACTCCCTCTCCAAAGGGATCGGGGG GGGAGGATTCCGGGCGGGATTCCTGGAGCTGGTGAACATCGAGCGGAGCGTCCTGCGGGGTTTCTACACCTGGGGGCTCTCCGTGTATCCCCCGATCCTGGGCCAGGTGATGTTGGATGTGGCCATGGAGCCGCCCGGGCACCGGGATCCCGCCAGCGCAGCCATGGAGGAG CACCGCCGGGATCTGTGCCGGGATTTGGCCGCCAACGCCCggcggctgcaggaggagctgggccGGGCCCCCGGGATCCGGTGCCAGCCCCTGGCCGGGGGTCCCCGCGCCTTCCCCCGCATCCGGATCCCGCCCCGCGCCCGGAGCCAGGCCCGG gctgtccctgctgctgccggCGCCGGCGCTGGAGCGGGCGCTGCTGCTCCTCCGCCGCTTCCACGCCCAATTCCTGCGGGAATTCTCCTGACCTGGAATTCCCCCCCATTCCCTCCATCCCATGAAATCCCCCGGATGcctccaaaaatcccccaaaacgcCACCCACGGGCGACACCCACACTGCTGGTCACTGTCCTTTATTTGGGGACACCCCctgaggggacacggggacagcatGGGGAGGGGGGACCTGCCCCGGAATTCCCCAAAAAAAGGCACGGAGAGCTTGGAGGCACTTGGAGATCACCGGGATCTGGTGGGAATTATGGGATGGtga
- the LOC125316945 gene encoding alanine aminotransferase 1-like isoform X2, which translates to MAEAVTAAVAKRQGETALPKDPDPDPAPAMAALGTSGGTGVPPAPVTPRWDGGGGIEEELAPPVPDVTQCHPEDAEGRQAPAFLRQVAAICAYPALLEHEDIPESAKEHARRILRELMGGSPGAYNLEYVTGAVAERAARFLAHRDRGIACDPANIVPCAGTAAAVVDVLSLVVCPGSALPTGVLVPVPGPPLCAAAAGLAGAVPVPYPLDESRGWAVDVAALRREVREARSRCHPRVLWVVNPGDPTGHVLSRPDMESIVRLAAEEPLLLLADEVHQERAFSPERPFLSFKRVLAELGAPLATSVQLVSFYSLSKGIGGGGFRAGFLELVNIERSVLRGFYTWGLSVYPPILGQVMLDVAMEPPGHRDPASAAMEEHRRDLCRDLAANARRLQEELGRAPGIRCQPLAGGPRAFPRIRIPPRARSQARPLRPLRRRWAWSPTSSSAGGCRRPRGWWWPRGATSGWGGTAATWGCPCCCRRRRWSGRCCSSAASTPNSCGNSPDLEFPPIPSIP; encoded by the exons ATGGCCGAGGCGGTGACGGCGGCGGTGGCGAAGCGCCAGGGGGAG ACTGCACTTCCCAaagatcccgatcccgatcccgctcCGGCCATGGCGGCCCTTGGCACTTCAGGGGGCACCGGGGTCCCCCCGGCTCCGGTGACACCGCGGTGGGATGGGGGTGGTGGCATCGAGGAGGAGCTGGCACCG CCCGTCCCCGAtgtcacccagtgccaccccgaGGACGCCGAGGGCCGCCAGGCGCCCGCGTTCCTGCGGCAG GTGGCCGCCATCTGCGCCTATCCCGCGCTCCTGGAGCACGAGGACATTCCCGAAAGTGCCAAGGAACACGCGAGACGGATCCTGAGGGAGCTGATGGGAGGGAGCCCAG GCGCCTACAACCTGGAGTACGTGACGGGCGCGGTGGCCGAGCGCGCGGCGCGGTTCCTGGCGCACCGCGACCGTGGCATCGCCTGCGACCCCGCAAACATCGTCCCCTGCGCCGGCACCGCGGCCGCCGTGGTG GACGTGCTGTCTCTGGTGGTGTGTCCGGGCTCGGCGCTGCCCACGGGGGTCCTGGTGCCGGTGCCGGGCCCCCCGCTGtgcgcggcggccgcggggctggcgggggccGTGCCCGTTCCGTACCCTCTGGATGAATCCCGGGGCTGGGCCGTGGACGTGGCCGCGCTGCGCCGGGAAGTGCGGGAAGCGCGGAGCCGCTGCCACCCCAGGGTGCTGTGGGTGGTCAACCCCGGGGACCCCACGG GCCACGTGCTGAGCCGGCCGGACATGGAGAGCATCGTCCGCCTGGCGGCCGAGgagcccctgctgctgctggcggaCGAG GTGCATCAGGAACGAGCCTTCTCCCCGGAGCGCCCCTTCCTGTCCTTCAAGCGCGTCCTGGCCGAGCTGGGGGCCCCGCTGGCCACCAGCGTCCAGCTCGTCTCCTTCTACTCCCTCTCCAAAGGGATCGGGGG GGGAGGATTCCGGGCGGGATTCCTGGAGCTGGTGAACATCGAGCGGAGCGTCCTGCGGGGTTTCTACACCTGGGGGCTCTCCGTGTATCCCCCGATCCTGGGCCAGGTGATGTTGGATGTGGCCATGGAGCCGCCCGGGCACCGGGATCCCGCCAGCGCAGCCATGGAGGAG CACCGCCGGGATCTGTGCCGGGATTTGGCCGCCAACGCCCggcggctgcaggaggagctgggccGGGCCCCCGGGATCCGGTGCCAGCCCCTGGCCGGGGGTCCCCGCGCCTTCCCCCGCATCCGGATCCCGCCCCGCGCCCGGAGCCAGGCCCGG CCGCTCCGTCCCCTCCGCAGGCGCTGGGCCTGGAGCCCGACGTCTTCTTCTGCCGGCGGCTGCAGGAGGCCACGGGGCTGGTGGTGGCCCCGGGGAGCCACTTCGGGATGGGGGGGGACAGCGGCCACCTGGG gctgtccctgctgctgccggCGCCGGCGCTGGAGCGGGCGCTGCTGCTCCTCCGCCGCTTCCACGCCCAATTCCTGCGGGAATTCTCCTGACCTGGAATTCCCCCCCATTCCCTCCATCCCATGA
- the LOC125316945 gene encoding alanine aminotransferase 1-like isoform X4 has protein sequence MAEAVTAAVAKRQGETALPKDPDPDPAPAMAALGTSGGTGVPPAPVTPRWDGGGGIEEELAPPVPDVTQCHPEDAEGRQAPAFLRQVAAICAYPALLEHEDIPESAKEHARRILRELMGGSPGAYNLEYVTGAVAERAARFLAHRDRGIACDPANIVPCAGTAAAVVDVLSLVVCPGSALPTGVLVPVPGPPLCAAAAGLAGAVPVPYPLDESRGWAVDVAALRREVREARSRCHPRVLWVVNPGDPTGHVLSRPDMESIVRLAAEEPLLLLADEVHQERAFSPERPFLSFKRVLAELGAPLATSVQLVSFYSLSKGIGGGGFRAGFLELVNIERSVLRGFYTWGLSVYPPILGQVMLDVAMEPPGHRDPASAAMEEHRRDLCRDLAANARRLQEELGRAPGIRCQPLAGGPRAFPRIRIPPRARSQARALGLEPDVFFCRRLQEATGLVVAPGSHFGMGGDSGHLGLSLLLPAPALERALLLLRRFHAQFLREFS, from the exons ATGGCCGAGGCGGTGACGGCGGCGGTGGCGAAGCGCCAGGGGGAG ACTGCACTTCCCAaagatcccgatcccgatcccgctcCGGCCATGGCGGCCCTTGGCACTTCAGGGGGCACCGGGGTCCCCCCGGCTCCGGTGACACCGCGGTGGGATGGGGGTGGTGGCATCGAGGAGGAGCTGGCACCG CCCGTCCCCGAtgtcacccagtgccaccccgaGGACGCCGAGGGCCGCCAGGCGCCCGCGTTCCTGCGGCAG GTGGCCGCCATCTGCGCCTATCCCGCGCTCCTGGAGCACGAGGACATTCCCGAAAGTGCCAAGGAACACGCGAGACGGATCCTGAGGGAGCTGATGGGAGGGAGCCCAG GCGCCTACAACCTGGAGTACGTGACGGGCGCGGTGGCCGAGCGCGCGGCGCGGTTCCTGGCGCACCGCGACCGTGGCATCGCCTGCGACCCCGCAAACATCGTCCCCTGCGCCGGCACCGCGGCCGCCGTGGTG GACGTGCTGTCTCTGGTGGTGTGTCCGGGCTCGGCGCTGCCCACGGGGGTCCTGGTGCCGGTGCCGGGCCCCCCGCTGtgcgcggcggccgcggggctggcgggggccGTGCCCGTTCCGTACCCTCTGGATGAATCCCGGGGCTGGGCCGTGGACGTGGCCGCGCTGCGCCGGGAAGTGCGGGAAGCGCGGAGCCGCTGCCACCCCAGGGTGCTGTGGGTGGTCAACCCCGGGGACCCCACGG GCCACGTGCTGAGCCGGCCGGACATGGAGAGCATCGTCCGCCTGGCGGCCGAGgagcccctgctgctgctggcggaCGAG GTGCATCAGGAACGAGCCTTCTCCCCGGAGCGCCCCTTCCTGTCCTTCAAGCGCGTCCTGGCCGAGCTGGGGGCCCCGCTGGCCACCAGCGTCCAGCTCGTCTCCTTCTACTCCCTCTCCAAAGGGATCGGGGG GGGAGGATTCCGGGCGGGATTCCTGGAGCTGGTGAACATCGAGCGGAGCGTCCTGCGGGGTTTCTACACCTGGGGGCTCTCCGTGTATCCCCCGATCCTGGGCCAGGTGATGTTGGATGTGGCCATGGAGCCGCCCGGGCACCGGGATCCCGCCAGCGCAGCCATGGAGGAG CACCGCCGGGATCTGTGCCGGGATTTGGCCGCCAACGCCCggcggctgcaggaggagctgggccGGGCCCCCGGGATCCGGTGCCAGCCCCTGGCCGGGGGTCCCCGCGCCTTCCCCCGCATCCGGATCCCGCCCCGCGCCCGGAGCCAGGCCCGG GCGCTGGGCCTGGAGCCCGACGTCTTCTTCTGCCGGCGGCTGCAGGAGGCCACGGGGCTGGTGGTGGCCCCGGGGAGCCACTTCGGGATGGGGGGGGACAGCGGCCACCTGGG gctgtccctgctgctgccggCGCCGGCGCTGGAGCGGGCGCTGCTGCTCCTCCGCCGCTTCCACGCCCAATTCCTGCGGGAATTCTCCTGA
- the LOC125316945 gene encoding alanine aminotransferase 1-like isoform X3 — MAALGTSGGTGVPPAPVTPRWDGGGGIEEELAPPVPDVTQCHPEDAEGRQAPAFLRQVAAICAYPALLEHEDIPESAKEHARRILRELMGGSPGAYNLEYVTGAVAERAARFLAHRDRGIACDPANIVPCAGTAAAVVDVLSLVVCPGSALPTGVLVPVPGPPLCAAAAGLAGAVPVPYPLDESRGWAVDVAALRREVREARSRCHPRVLWVVNPGDPTGHVLSRPDMESIVRLAAEEPLLLLADEVHQERAFSPERPFLSFKRVLAELGAPLATSVQLVSFYSLSKGIGGGGFRAGFLELVNIERSVLRGFYTWGLSVYPPILGQVMLDVAMEPPGHRDPASAAMEEHRRDLCRDLAANARRLQEELGRAPGIRCQPLAGGPRAFPRIRIPPRARSQARAVPAAAGAGAGAGAAAPPPLPRPIPAGILLTWNSPPFPPSHEIPRMPPKIPQNATHGRHPHCWSLSFIWGHPLRGHGDSMGRGDLPRNSPKKGTESLEALGDHRDLVGIMGW, encoded by the exons ATGGCGGCCCTTGGCACTTCAGGGGGCACCGGGGTCCCCCCGGCTCCGGTGACACCGCGGTGGGATGGGGGTGGTGGCATCGAGGAGGAGCTGGCACCG CCCGTCCCCGAtgtcacccagtgccaccccgaGGACGCCGAGGGCCGCCAGGCGCCCGCGTTCCTGCGGCAG GTGGCCGCCATCTGCGCCTATCCCGCGCTCCTGGAGCACGAGGACATTCCCGAAAGTGCCAAGGAACACGCGAGACGGATCCTGAGGGAGCTGATGGGAGGGAGCCCAG GCGCCTACAACCTGGAGTACGTGACGGGCGCGGTGGCCGAGCGCGCGGCGCGGTTCCTGGCGCACCGCGACCGTGGCATCGCCTGCGACCCCGCAAACATCGTCCCCTGCGCCGGCACCGCGGCCGCCGTGGTG GACGTGCTGTCTCTGGTGGTGTGTCCGGGCTCGGCGCTGCCCACGGGGGTCCTGGTGCCGGTGCCGGGCCCCCCGCTGtgcgcggcggccgcggggctggcgggggccGTGCCCGTTCCGTACCCTCTGGATGAATCCCGGGGCTGGGCCGTGGACGTGGCCGCGCTGCGCCGGGAAGTGCGGGAAGCGCGGAGCCGCTGCCACCCCAGGGTGCTGTGGGTGGTCAACCCCGGGGACCCCACGG GCCACGTGCTGAGCCGGCCGGACATGGAGAGCATCGTCCGCCTGGCGGCCGAGgagcccctgctgctgctggcggaCGAG GTGCATCAGGAACGAGCCTTCTCCCCGGAGCGCCCCTTCCTGTCCTTCAAGCGCGTCCTGGCCGAGCTGGGGGCCCCGCTGGCCACCAGCGTCCAGCTCGTCTCCTTCTACTCCCTCTCCAAAGGGATCGGGGG GGGAGGATTCCGGGCGGGATTCCTGGAGCTGGTGAACATCGAGCGGAGCGTCCTGCGGGGTTTCTACACCTGGGGGCTCTCCGTGTATCCCCCGATCCTGGGCCAGGTGATGTTGGATGTGGCCATGGAGCCGCCCGGGCACCGGGATCCCGCCAGCGCAGCCATGGAGGAG CACCGCCGGGATCTGTGCCGGGATTTGGCCGCCAACGCCCggcggctgcaggaggagctgggccGGGCCCCCGGGATCCGGTGCCAGCCCCTGGCCGGGGGTCCCCGCGCCTTCCCCCGCATCCGGATCCCGCCCCGCGCCCGGAGCCAGGCCCGG gctgtccctgctgctgccggCGCCGGCGCTGGAGCGGGCGCTGCTGCTCCTCCGCCGCTTCCACGCCCAATTCCTGCGGGAATTCTCCTGACCTGGAATTCCCCCCCATTCCCTCCATCCCATGAAATCCCCCGGATGcctccaaaaatcccccaaaacgcCACCCACGGGCGACACCCACACTGCTGGTCACTGTCCTTTATTTGGGGACACCCCctgaggggacacggggacagcatGGGGAGGGGGGACCTGCCCCGGAATTCCCCAAAAAAAGGCACGGAGAGCTTGGAGGCACTTGGAGATCACCGGGATCTGGTGGGAATTATGGGATGGtga